One genomic window of Clostridiisalibacter paucivorans DSM 22131 includes the following:
- the gyrB gene encoding DNA topoisomerase (ATP-hydrolyzing) subunit B, whose translation MSVENNMRSYGAEQIQVLEGLEPVRKRPGMYIGSTGPKGLHHLVYEVVDNSIDEALAGVCDTIEVIINENGSVTVSDNGSGIPVEKHPKTGKSTVETVLTVLHAGGKFDNSAYKVSGGLHGVGVSVVNALSEYLEAKVIRNGNIYVQKYERGVPKTELEIVGKSDNSGTIITFKPDKEIFEEIDFDFNTLEHRLREMAFLNKGIKINIEDKGIGKREEFHYEGGIKAFVKHLNRNKDAIHKNVIYYEGERDNSVVEVAMQYTSAYSENIYAFANNINTHEGGTHLSGFKSAVTRVINDYARKNQILKEKDNNLSGEDIREGLTAVLSVKLADPQFEGQTKTKLGNSEMRGIVDSIISDALIAFLEENPKDSKIILDKAIRAARAREAARKARDLTRRKSVLENSSLPGKLADCSERDADKSEIFIVEGDSAGGSAKQGRDRRIQAILPLKGKIMNVEKARLDRILNFEEIKAMITAFGCGIGDEFDISKIRYGKIVIMTDADVDGAHIRTLLLTFFYRYMKPLVENGHIYIAQPPLYKVKKGRAEHYAYSDKELDKLLSELGRSGYSIQRYKGLGEMDPEQLWETTMNPEGRMLLQVTAEDAIAADEIFTTLMGDKVKPRKEFIEENARNVQNLDI comes from the coding sequence ATGTCAGTAGAGAACAATATGAGAAGTTATGGTGCAGAGCAAATACAAGTACTGGAAGGGTTAGAACCTGTAAGGAAAAGACCTGGAATGTATATTGGAAGTACTGGTCCTAAGGGACTACACCACTTGGTTTATGAAGTTGTAGATAATAGTATAGATGAGGCCTTAGCTGGAGTATGTGATACTATTGAGGTAATTATAAATGAAAATGGTTCAGTAACGGTTTCAGATAACGGTAGCGGAATTCCCGTAGAAAAACATCCTAAAACAGGTAAATCCACTGTGGAAACAGTATTGACTGTACTTCATGCTGGAGGTAAATTTGATAATAGTGCCTATAAAGTATCTGGAGGATTACATGGAGTAGGTGTTTCTGTCGTAAATGCTTTGTCTGAATACTTAGAGGCTAAAGTAATAAGAAATGGAAATATATATGTTCAAAAGTATGAAAGAGGAGTCCCTAAAACTGAATTAGAAATAGTTGGAAAATCTGATAATAGTGGTACAATAATAACATTTAAACCAGATAAAGAGATTTTTGAAGAAATTGATTTTGATTTTAATACATTAGAGCATAGACTTAGAGAAATGGCATTTTTAAATAAAGGTATAAAGATAAATATAGAAGATAAAGGGATAGGTAAAAGAGAAGAGTTCCATTATGAAGGAGGAATAAAGGCTTTTGTAAAACATCTGAATAGAAATAAAGATGCAATACACAAAAACGTAATATATTATGAAGGTGAAAGAGATAATTCAGTTGTAGAGGTGGCTATGCAATATACCAGTGCATATAGTGAAAATATATATGCCTTTGCAAATAATATAAATACCCATGAAGGTGGAACTCATCTAAGTGGATTTAAAAGTGCGGTGACTAGAGTTATAAATGATTATGCTAGAAAGAATCAAATATTAAAGGAAAAAGATAATAATTTAAGTGGTGAAGATATCAGGGAAGGCCTTACCGCAGTATTATCAGTAAAATTAGCAGATCCTCAATTTGAGGGCCAAACAAAAACTAAATTAGGAAATAGTGAAATGAGGGGCATAGTAGACAGTATAATCTCTGATGCATTGATTGCATTTTTGGAAGAAAACCCCAAAGATTCAAAAATTATATTAGATAAGGCCATAAGAGCAGCTAGAGCTAGAGAGGCAGCTAGAAAGGCCAGAGATCTAACTAGAAGAAAAAGTGTTCTTGAAAATTCTTCTCTCCCAGGGAAATTAGCAGACTGTTCTGAAAGGGATGCAGATAAATCAGAGATATTTATAGTCGAAGGGGATTCAGCCGGCGGATCAGCAAAACAAGGAAGAGATAGAAGGATCCAGGCTATATTACCATTAAAGGGAAAGATAATGAATGTAGAAAAGGCAAGATTAGATAGAATACTAAATTTCGAAGAGATAAAAGCTATGATAACAGCATTTGGATGTGGAATAGGAGATGAATTTGATATAAGTAAAATTAGATATGGGAAGATAGTAATAATGACCGATGCCGATGTAGACGGAGCCCATATAAGAACTTTACTATTGACATTCTTCTATAGATATATGAAGCCACTAGTAGAAAATGGTCATATATATATAGCTCAACCGCCACTTTATAAAGTGAAAAAAGGAAGGGCAGAACATTATGCTTATAGTGATAAAGAATTGGATAAATTGCTAAGTGAATTGGGTAGAAGTGGATATTCTATACAGAGATATAAAGGTCTTGGAGAGATGGACCCTGAGCAGCTATGGGAGACTACTATGAATCCAGAAGGCAGAATGTTACTTCAAGTAACGGCAGAGGATGCAATAGCAGCAGATGAAATATTTACTACACTTATGGGAGACAAAGTAAAACCAAGGAAAGAGTTTATAGAAGAAAATGCTAGAAATGTACAGAATCTTGATATTTAG
- a CDS encoding STAS domain-containing protein has translation MALTVDKKYDENKNMWILKPVGEIDIYTAPEFKDILLDIIKEKTISIVIDGERLEYIDSTGLGVLISGLKKLKEKDENIIIKNMKANIKKLFSITGLNNVFIIKE, from the coding sequence ATGGCTTTAACAGTAGATAAAAAATATGATGAAAATAAAAACATGTGGATTTTAAAACCAGTAGGAGAAATAGATATATATACTGCACCAGAGTTTAAAGACATATTGTTAGATATAATAAAAGAAAAGACTATAAGTATAGTTATTGATGGAGAAAGATTAGAATATATAGATAGCACTGGATTAGGAGTATTAATAAGTGGATTAAAAAAACTTAAAGAAAAAGATGAGAATATAATAATAAAGAATATGAAAGCAAACATAAAAAAATTATTTAGTATTACAGGTCTTAATAATGTATTTATAATTAAGGAGTAA
- the remB gene encoding extracellular matrix regulator RemB, protein MFLHLGKNTVIPLKDIIAIIDAQSSFQSKDTRDFIKICMEEGFVENISDDKVETYIITESVQKDKSTGEEIRKSKIYSSHISSTTLFKRAEFIENI, encoded by the coding sequence TTGTTTTTACATTTGGGGAAAAATACAGTTATACCTTTAAAGGATATTATAGCTATAATAGATGCTCAGTCGTCTTTTCAATCTAAAGATACAAGGGATTTTATAAAGATTTGTATGGAAGAAGGATTTGTAGAGAACATATCTGATGATAAGGTGGAAACCTATATAATTACTGAAAGTGTTCAAAAAGATAAAAGTACAGGCGAAGAAATAAGGAAAAGTAAAATATATAGTTCCCATATATCCTCCACAACTCTCTTTAAGAGGGCTGAGTTTATTGAAAATATATAA
- a CDS encoding RNA-binding S4 domain-containing protein, with product MYKEIVIDGEYIKLDQLLKYIGIAQTGGHAKNIITNGYVNINGEVVYQRGKKVKRGDKIEILNEKNYIIK from the coding sequence ATGTATAAAGAAATTGTTATAGATGGAGAATATATAAAATTAGACCAATTGTTAAAATATATAGGAATTGCTCAAACAGGAGGTCATGCTAAAAATATAATAACAAATGGATATGTTAATATAAACGGAGAGGTAGTATACCAGAGGGGCAAAAAAGTAAAAAGAGGAGATAAAATAGAGATATTAAATGAAAAAAATTATATAATTAAATAA
- a CDS encoding SigB/SigF/SigG family RNA polymerase sigma factor yields MNNKKDISWELNNLEDIETKALFKIYAVDRDIKIRDELINRNLYIAEILSKKYANRGIEYDDIYQVACLGLIYAIDRYDISKGYEFSSFATPTIIGEIKKYFRDKGWSIRVPRRIQELSKKINNAKITLSQDLQRTPNVLEIASYLNSTEEEVLEAMEASKVYTPHSLDSSYDSDSEDKDINLAALIGEDDEYFSKIENRDFLLKAIDKLDDLERKILKDRYFKRKTQVSIAQDIGMSQMTVSRIEKKIIEKFRKELKRTYA; encoded by the coding sequence ATGAATAATAAAAAAGATATTAGCTGGGAGTTGAATAATTTAGAGGATATTGAAACTAAAGCATTATTTAAAATATATGCTGTAGATAGGGATATAAAGATAAGAGATGAATTGATAAATAGAAATCTATATATAGCAGAGATATTGTCTAAAAAATATGCTAATAGGGGCATAGAGTATGATGACATATATCAAGTTGCTTGCTTAGGTCTTATATATGCCATAGATAGGTATGACATAAGTAAAGGTTATGAGTTTTCAAGCTTTGCTACCCCTACAATAATAGGAGAAATTAAAAAATACTTTAGAGATAAAGGATGGTCTATTAGGGTTCCCCGTAGGATACAGGAACTTTCAAAAAAAATTAATAATGCTAAAATAACTTTAAGTCAAGATTTACAAAGAACACCCAATGTTTTAGAAATAGCAAGTTATTTAAATTCTACAGAAGAAGAAGTTTTAGAGGCAATGGAAGCAAGTAAAGTATATACTCCTCATTCATTAGATTCATCTTATGACTCTGATAGTGAAGATAAAGATATAAATTTAGCAGCATTAATAGGAGAAGATGATGAATATTTTTCAAAAATAGAAAATAGGGATTTTTTATTGAAGGCAATAGATAAGTTAGACGATTTGGAGAGGAAAATTTTAAAAGATAGATATTTTAAAAGAAAGACTCAGGTTTCCATAGCCCAAGATATAGGAATGTCTCAAATGACCGTTTCGAGGATAGAGAAAAAGATTATAGAAAAATTCAGAAAAGAACTAAAAAGAACATACGCATAA
- the dnaN gene encoding DNA polymerase III subunit beta has protein sequence MKIIIPQNKLSKTINIAQRGVSNKSTLPILSGILIETVDNKIKLTGTDLELGIETYVEGEIVEEGSIVITSKIFGDIIKKLPDLPVEIDVSDNNIEIKCGHSKFNIVGQPAIEYPHLPEIDDEIHFQMPKDLLKLMIKQTVFATAQDETRPILTGSLLEVEKGKVALVSLDGYRLALKNANVDYDKDIKVVIPGKTLMEVNKILDDDDVNINIKFTSSHVLFDLGETVIISRLLEGQFLNYKDIIRNEYNTKVKVKTKDLQESIERASLLTREGRNNLVKFDIEDDKMIITSNSEIGNVQEEVDIELEGDDLKIAFNSKYMLDGLKVIDDDNIVMNLVSNVNPCIINPVEDKNYTYLVLPVRLAEDH, from the coding sequence ATGAAAATAATAATTCCTCAAAACAAATTATCTAAAACCATAAATATAGCACAAAGAGGTGTTTCAAATAAAAGTACATTACCTATTCTTTCAGGAATATTAATAGAAACTGTTGATAATAAAATAAAATTAACTGGTACTGATTTAGAACTTGGTATTGAAACTTATGTTGAAGGAGAAATAGTTGAAGAAGGTTCTATAGTTATAACTTCTAAAATATTTGGTGATATAATAAAAAAATTACCAGATTTACCTGTTGAAATAGATGTTTCAGATAATAATATAGAAATAAAGTGTGGACATTCTAAATTTAATATAGTAGGACAACCAGCAATAGAATATCCACATTTACCAGAAATAGATGATGAAATACATTTTCAAATGCCCAAAGATCTATTAAAATTAATGATCAAACAAACTGTATTTGCTACAGCTCAAGATGAAACAAGGCCCATATTAACTGGTTCTTTACTAGAGGTGGAGAAGGGAAAAGTTGCTTTAGTTTCTTTAGATGGATATAGATTAGCCCTTAAAAATGCAAATGTTGATTATGACAAAGACATAAAGGTTGTAATACCAGGAAAAACCCTAATGGAAGTAAATAAAATATTAGATGATGATGATGTAAATATAAATATAAAATTCACATCAAGCCATGTGTTATTTGATTTAGGAGAAACAGTTATAATTTCTAGATTATTGGAAGGGCAGTTTTTAAATTATAAAGACATAATAAGAAATGAATATAATACTAAGGTAAAAGTAAAGACTAAAGACCTTCAAGAAAGTATAGAAAGGGCATCTTTACTTACAAGAGAAGGAAGGAATAATCTAGTTAAATTTGATATTGAAGACGATAAAATGATAATAACATCTAACTCTGAGATAGGTAATGTACAAGAGGAAGTAGATATAGAGTTAGAAGGTGATGACTTGAAGATAGCATTCAATTCAAAATATATGCTGGATGGACTAAAAGTTATAGATGATGATAATATAGTAATGAATCTTGTGAGTAATGTTAATCCTTGTATAATAAATCCTGTAGAGGATAAAAACTATACATATTTAGTTTTACCTGTAAGGTTAGCAGAAGATCATTAA
- a CDS encoding ATP-binding protein, giving the protein MLKDSIKMIIPVKPEYVSVVRLTASSIASRMGFNIEEIDDIKVAIGEACSNIIMDNTKEDIDIEVEFLLYKDKLTIKIDDSEKNKCDKEINSSSIEEMKDKELGLFIIKTLMDDVDCMNEEGINKIIMTKEIGVVENGYRNE; this is encoded by the coding sequence ATGCTTAAAGATAGTATAAAAATGATAATACCTGTCAAACCTGAATATGTCAGCGTTGTTAGACTTACAGCATCTTCCATAGCTAGTAGAATGGGATTTAATATAGAAGAAATAGATGACATAAAGGTAGCTATAGGAGAAGCATGTAGTAATATTATTATGGATAATACAAAAGAAGATATAGATATAGAGGTAGAATTTTTATTATATAAGGACAAGCTTACTATAAAAATAGATGATTCAGAAAAGAATAAGTGTGATAAGGAGATTAATTCTAGTTCAATAGAAGAAATGAAGGATAAAGAATTAGGTCTATTTATAATAAAAACCCTTATGGATGATGTAGATTGTATGAATGAAGAGGGGATTAATAAGATTATAATGACAAAAGAGATAGGAGTAGTTGAGAATGGCTACAGAAATGAATAA
- the recF gene encoding DNA replication/repair protein RecF (All proteins in this family for which functions are known are DNA-binding proteins that assist the filamentation of RecA onto DNA for the initiation of recombination or recombinational repair.), producing the protein MFVKKIKLINFRNYNSVDVEIGKGLNIFFGENAQGKTNLLESVFIGSTGKSFRTNKDNELINLNKDKGYIGLNIQKDSQDKLVEIKLDKNKKKRVKINRVELDKVSEMAGFLQVVIFSPEDLKIIKEGPSERRRFLNDEISQIKPLYRHNLTKYRKILNQRNNLLKQILQNKQKKYIIEVWDEQLSKIASEIMYNRIVFINRLSIISRVIHEKLTGKREDLKIRYIPSININDIKNREEIEEIYIKALKENFKRDIEKMSTQYGPHRDNMGIFINDTDSRVFGSQGQQRTAALSLKLAEIQIIHEEFGEYPVLLLDDVLSELDVSRRNFLVSTFKNIQTILTTTDDVNLKELNIENYKRFRISKGNIIKEG; encoded by the coding sequence TTGTTTGTTAAAAAGATAAAACTAATTAATTTTAGAAATTATAATAGTGTAGATGTAGAAATTGGAAAAGGTTTAAATATATTTTTTGGAGAGAATGCACAGGGAAAAACAAATCTTTTAGAATCTGTCTTTATTGGTTCTACAGGTAAATCATTTAGAACCAATAAAGACAATGAGTTAATAAATCTAAACAAAGATAAAGGTTATATAGGCCTTAACATACAAAAAGATAGCCAAGATAAATTAGTAGAAATAAAATTAGATAAAAATAAAAAGAAAAGAGTTAAAATAAATAGAGTAGAATTAGATAAAGTGTCAGAAATGGCTGGTTTTTTACAAGTTGTTATTTTTTCACCTGAGGATTTAAAAATAATAAAAGAAGGTCCTTCAGAAAGAAGAAGATTTCTAAATGATGAAATATCACAGATAAAGCCACTTTATAGACATAATTTAACTAAATACAGGAAAATATTGAATCAAAGAAATAATTTATTGAAACAAATCTTACAAAATAAACAAAAAAAGTATATAATAGAAGTTTGGGATGAGCAATTAAGCAAAATAGCATCTGAAATAATGTATAATAGAATAGTATTTATAAATAGGCTGTCTATCATATCAAGAGTTATACATGAAAAGTTAACAGGTAAAAGAGAAGATCTAAAAATAAGATATATACCTTCTATAAATATTAATGATATTAAAAATAGAGAAGAAATAGAAGAAATATATATCAAAGCATTAAAGGAAAATTTTAAAAGAGATATTGAAAAAATGTCTACTCAATATGGTCCCCATAGAGATAATATGGGCATATTTATAAATGATACAGATAGTAGAGTATTTGGTTCTCAAGGACAACAAAGAACAGCTGCACTATCTCTTAAATTAGCAGAAATACAGATTATACATGAAGAATTTGGAGAGTATCCTGTATTATTATTAGACGATGTGCTTTCGGAACTAGATGTATCAAGAAGGAATTTTTTGGTATCTACATTTAAGAATATACAGACTATATTAACTACGACAGATGATGTAAATTTAAAGGAATTAAATATTGAAAATTATAAGAGATTTAGAATATCTAAAGGAAATATAATAAAGGAGGGATAG
- the gyrA gene encoding DNA gyrase subunit A: protein MNNNEHNIMTIDIEKEMKKSYLDYAMSVIVSRALPDVRDGLKPVHRRILYAMNELGLSPEKPHRKSARIVGDVLGKYHPHGDSAVYDAMVRLAQNFSTRYPLVDGHGNFGSVDGDSAAAMRYTEARMAKITIEMLRDISKDTVDYRPNFDETLNEPKVLPSRFPNLLVNGSSGIAVGMATSIPPHNLKEIIDGIVLMIENPDVTIDDLLSKVKGPDFPTGAIITGKDAIKNAYRTGRGKVKVRAKTTIEQISNNKSRIIVNEIPYQVNKARLIEKIAQLVRDKKLEGISDLRDESDRNGMRIVIDLKRDANPNIVLNNLYKHTQMQDTFSIIMIALVDDEPRLLNLKQLMRYYLDHQKEVIVRRTQYDLNKAEERAHILEGLKIALDNIDAVISLIRKSNTVQQAKEGLMGQFGLTEKQAQAILDMRLQKLTGLEREKIEDEYNNLIKLINKYREILANERLIYEIIKNELIDIRTKYGDERRTEIKASVEEINIEDMIEEENTVITLTHFGYIKRLPEDTYKIQRRGGRGISGMSTRDEDFVEDLFITSTHDHLLFFTNKGKVYTIRAFEIPEAKRQAKGTAIVNLLQLENNEKITAVIPIKEFSDEGFLIFATKHGTIKKTNLESYEAIRKTGLIAINLREEDELISVKKTTGDSEVIIVTAQGMAIRFNENDVRNMGRTAMGVKAISLNNGDGVVSMNLVEEGSYLLVISEKGYGKRTPLDEYRCQTRGGKGIKTYHIKSHTGKLVNAKIVEEDDEIMMISRSGIIIRLNVSGISQMGRVTQGVTLMKVEKDDKVMAIAKIVPEEDE from the coding sequence ATGAATAACAATGAACATAATATTATGACCATAGACATAGAAAAAGAGATGAAAAAATCATATCTTGATTATGCTATGAGTGTAATAGTAAGTAGAGCATTACCAGATGTAAGAGATGGATTAAAACCTGTCCATAGAAGGATACTTTATGCTATGAATGAGCTGGGACTTAGTCCAGAAAAACCTCATAGAAAATCTGCTCGTATAGTTGGAGATGTGTTAGGTAAGTATCATCCCCATGGTGATAGTGCTGTATATGATGCTATGGTTAGGTTAGCACAGAATTTTTCTACTAGATATCCATTAGTAGATGGTCATGGAAACTTTGGTTCAGTAGATGGTGATAGTGCAGCAGCTATGCGTTATACTGAGGCTAGAATGGCTAAGATTACAATAGAAATGTTAAGAGATATAAGTAAGGATACAGTAGACTATCGGCCAAATTTTGATGAGACATTAAATGAACCAAAGGTTCTTCCCAGTAGATTTCCAAACCTATTAGTAAATGGTTCTTCAGGTATAGCGGTTGGTATGGCTACATCTATACCACCCCATAATCTAAAAGAGATAATAGATGGAATAGTATTAATGATAGAAAATCCAGATGTTACCATAGACGATTTATTGAGTAAAGTAAAGGGACCAGATTTCCCAACAGGGGCTATAATAACAGGTAAAGATGCCATAAAAAATGCATATAGAACAGGTAGAGGAAAGGTAAAGGTAAGAGCTAAAACTACTATAGAACAGATTTCAAATAATAAATCTAGAATAATAGTAAATGAAATACCATATCAGGTAAACAAGGCTAGACTTATAGAGAAAATAGCACAATTGGTAAGGGATAAAAAGCTAGAAGGCATATCTGATTTAAGGGATGAATCAGATAGAAATGGAATGCGGATAGTTATAGATTTAAAAAGAGATGCAAATCCTAATATAGTGTTAAACAATTTATATAAACATACTCAAATGCAAGATACATTTAGCATAATTATGATAGCCTTGGTAGATGATGAACCAAGATTATTGAATCTAAAGCAATTAATGAGATATTATTTAGATCATCAAAAAGAGGTAATAGTTAGAAGAACTCAATACGATTTGAACAAAGCAGAAGAAAGGGCTCATATACTTGAAGGATTAAAGATAGCATTGGATAATATAGATGCTGTTATTAGTTTGATAAGAAAATCTAATACTGTACAACAGGCAAAAGAAGGACTGATGGGACAATTTGGTCTTACGGAAAAACAAGCACAAGCTATATTAGATATGAGGTTACAAAAACTTACAGGATTAGAAAGAGAAAAAATAGAAGATGAATATAATAATTTAATAAAGTTAATAAATAAATATAGGGAAATATTGGCCAATGAAAGATTAATATATGAAATAATTAAAAATGAATTAATAGATATAAGAACAAAATATGGGGATGAGAGAAGAACAGAAATAAAAGCATCTGTAGAAGAAATAAATATAGAAGATATGATAGAGGAAGAGAACACAGTAATAACTTTAACCCATTTTGGATATATAAAAAGACTACCTGAAGATACTTATAAGATACAAAGAAGGGGCGGAAGAGGTATATCGGGAATGAGTACAAGAGATGAGGACTTTGTTGAGGATTTATTTATAACTTCAACCCATGATCATTTATTGTTCTTTACTAATAAGGGTAAAGTATATACTATTAGGGCCTTTGAAATACCTGAGGCCAAAAGACAGGCTAAGGGTACAGCCATAGTAAATCTTCTTCAGTTAGAAAATAATGAAAAAATAACAGCTGTAATTCCAATAAAAGAATTTAGTGATGAAGGATTCTTGATATTTGCTACTAAACATGGAACAATCAAGAAAACAAATTTAGAAAGTTATGAAGCAATAAGAAAAACAGGACTTATAGCTATAAACTTAAGAGAAGAAGATGAATTAATAAGTGTTAAGAAGACTACGGGAGATAGTGAAGTAATAATAGTAACTGCTCAAGGGATGGCTATAAGATTTAATGAAAATGATGTCAGAAATATGGGCAGAACTGCAATGGGAGTAAAGGCCATAAGTTTAAATAATGGAGATGGTGTGGTATCTATGAATCTAGTTGAAGAAGGTAGTTATCTTTTAGTTATAAGTGAAAAAGGGTATGGAAAGAGGACACCTCTAGATGAATATAGATGCCAGACAAGAGGAGGAAAGGGTATAAAAACATACCATATAAAATCTCATACTGGAAAATTAGTAAATGCAAAAATAGTAGAAGAAGATGATGAAATAATGATGATAAGCAGATCAGGTATAATAATAAGATTAAATGTATCAGGTATATCTCAAATGGGCAGAGTAACTCAAGGAGTTACATTAATGAAAGTAGAAAAAGATGACAAAGTAATGGCTATAGCCAAAATAGTTCCAGAAGAAGATGAATAA